From the Thermococcus guaymasensis DSM 11113 genome, one window contains:
- a CDS encoding TIGR00153 family protein: protein MQVWTKLFAKSPFKPLIKHAEVVIQTVETLEKALQAWHNGNTEEMERLAVEVDRLEDVADRIKEEIRDSLSSKLMMAVAREDVLIYLHMQDKVADSAEDTAKWLLVKKSVDVPAEIKDVILQMGTESIKAAKLVYEAIVQMDRVIESGFAENEIKKEYELIRAIEDVERKIDGLDTKLMKLVFENSDKLDWGTGFCILNIARTVSNISDKAKDAAERIRLMMNK, encoded by the coding sequence ATGCAGGTGTGGACTAAGCTCTTCGCGAAGAGTCCGTTCAAGCCCCTGATAAAGCACGCGGAAGTGGTCATCCAGACCGTTGAAACGCTTGAGAAGGCCCTCCAGGCCTGGCACAATGGAAACACAGAGGAGATGGAGAGGCTTGCCGTCGAGGTGGACAGGCTTGAGGACGTCGCCGACAGGATAAAGGAGGAAATCCGCGATTCACTCAGCTCAAAGTTGATGATGGCGGTCGCGAGGGAGGATGTCCTCATATACCTCCACATGCAGGACAAGGTCGCTGATTCGGCCGAGGACACCGCCAAGTGGCTCCTCGTCAAGAAGTCTGTGGACGTTCCAGCGGAGATAAAGGACGTGATTCTCCAGATGGGGACTGAGAGCATCAAGGCGGCGAAGCTCGTTTACGAGGCAATAGTGCAGATGGACAGGGTAATAGAGAGCGGTTTTGCAGAGAACGAAATAAAGAAGGAGTACGAGCTGATCCGTGCAATAGAGGACGTTGAGAGGAAAATTGATGGCCTAGACACGAAGCTGATGAAGCTCGTCTTCGAGAACTCGGACAAGCTTGACTGGGGAACGGGCTTCTGCATCCTGAACATAGCGAGAACGGTAAGCAACATCTCGGACAAGGCCAAAGATGCGGCGGAGAGGATAAGGCTGATGATGAACAAATGA
- a CDS encoding Lrp/AsnC family transcriptional regulator, whose translation MVTAFILMVTAAGKEREVMEKLLAMPEVKEAYVVYGEYDLVVKVETDTLKELDQFITEKIRRMPEIQMTSTMIAI comes from the coding sequence ATGGTGACGGCTTTTATTTTGATGGTTACGGCCGCTGGAAAGGAAAGGGAAGTCATGGAGAAGCTTCTTGCCATGCCCGAAGTCAAGGAGGCCTACGTTGTTTACGGCGAGTACGACCTCGTTGTCAAGGTTGAGACCGATACACTAAAAGAGCTTGATCAGTTCATAACGGAAAAGATAAGGCGCATGCCGGAGATCCAGATGACCTCGACCATGATAGCAATTTGA
- a CDS encoding serine/threonine protein kinase: MMEHLIPEHIKNKLFRELSKMGIEDLQPYSKGTTSVVFLGKLGEKRVVVKLQRPDSPRNNFEREAKILKSIESFRITPQFLALGSVEGLNYLVREFAEGEPMLYADIEKNHIFQIAEKTALLDRLGLDHGQIQGGKHIIIGDRVWIIDFEKAGWRKPNNLTSAMSMLFIGRNAISEKIYEKFKLDEDFRKTMKRALQLYKREGKLSAVLDVLSTL, from the coding sequence ATGATGGAGCACCTGATACCGGAGCATATAAAGAATAAGCTCTTCAGGGAGCTTTCAAAGATGGGAATTGAAGACCTCCAGCCCTACTCCAAGGGCACCACCAGCGTTGTTTTTCTTGGGAAGCTTGGGGAAAAGAGGGTAGTCGTCAAACTCCAGAGACCAGACTCTCCGCGGAACAACTTTGAGAGGGAGGCAAAAATTCTAAAATCCATCGAGTCCTTCCGGATCACACCCCAGTTCCTCGCTCTGGGATCCGTGGAGGGTTTGAATTATCTAGTTCGCGAGTTCGCGGAGGGCGAGCCGATGCTCTACGCTGACATCGAAAAAAACCACATCTTCCAGATAGCCGAAAAAACAGCCCTCCTCGACAGGCTCGGCCTCGACCACGGCCAGATACAGGGCGGCAAGCACATCATAATCGGCGACCGCGTCTGGATCATAGACTTTGAAAAGGCCGGTTGGCGGAAGCCCAACAACCTGACGTCGGCTATGTCCATGCTGTTTATCGGCAGAAACGCGATATCAGAGAAGATTTACGAGAAGTTCAAACTTGACGAAGACTTTAGGAAGACTATGAAGAGGGCCCTCCAGCTGTATAAGAGGGAAGGAAAACTTTCAGCCGTGCTGGACGTTCTTTCTACTCTTTGA
- a CDS encoding alpha/beta hydrolase family protein → MTGIEWNHETFSKFAYLGDPRIRGNLIAYTLTKANMKDNKYESTVVVEDLETGSRRFIENASMPRLSPDGKKLAFTRFNEEKKETEIWVADIQTLSAKKVLSTKNVRSMQWNDDSRRLLVVGFKRRDDEDFVFDDDVPVWFDNMGFFDGEKTTFWVLDTEAEEIIEQFEKPRFSSGLWHGDAIVVNVPHREGSKPALFKFYDIILWKDGEEEKLFERVSFEAVDSDGKRILLRGKKEKGFISEHDWLYLWDGELKPVYEGPLDVYDAKLTDGKVYFLTPDAGRVNLWLWDGKAERVVTGDHWIYGLDASDGKALLLIMTATRIGELYLYDGELKQLTDYNGPIFAKLKTFEPRHFRFKSKDLEIDGWYLKPEVKDEKAPVIVFVHGGPKGMYGHRFVYEMQLMANKGYYVVFVNPRGSDGYDEDFALRVLERTGLEDFEDIMNGIEEFFRLEPQADRERVGITGISYGGFMTNWALTQSDLFKAGISENGISYWLTSYAFSDIGLWFDVEVIGANPLENENFRKLSPLFYAGNVKAPILLIHSLEDYRCPLDQSLMFYNVLKDMGKEAYIAIFKRGPHGHSVRGSPRHRAKRYKLFIEFFERKLKKYEEGFEVEKILKSGGE, encoded by the coding sequence ATGACCGGCATCGAATGGAACCACGAGACCTTTTCTAAGTTCGCCTACCTGGGCGATCCGAGGATACGGGGGAACCTGATCGCATACACCCTGACGAAGGCCAACATGAAGGACAACAAGTACGAGAGCACTGTGGTTGTTGAAGACCTTGAAACGGGCTCAAGGCGCTTCATCGAGAACGCCTCAATGCCGAGGCTCTCCCCGGATGGCAAAAAGCTCGCATTTACCCGCTTTAACGAAGAGAAGAAGGAGACCGAGATATGGGTGGCCGATATCCAGACCCTGAGCGCCAAGAAAGTCCTCTCAACCAAAAACGTCCGCTCGATGCAGTGGAACGACGATTCGAGGAGACTCTTAGTTGTCGGCTTCAAGAGGAGGGACGATGAAGACTTCGTCTTCGACGACGACGTCCCGGTCTGGTTCGACAATATGGGATTCTTTGATGGAGAGAAGACGACGTTCTGGGTTCTTGACACTGAGGCCGAGGAGATAATCGAGCAGTTCGAGAAGCCGAGGTTTTCGAGTGGCCTCTGGCACGGCGATGCGATAGTTGTAAACGTCCCGCACCGCGAGGGGAGCAAGCCTGCCCTGTTCAAGTTCTACGACATAATCCTCTGGAAAGACGGCGAAGAGGAGAAGCTCTTCGAGAGGGTCTCCTTCGAGGCGGTTGACTCCGACGGAAAGAGAATACTCCTCAGGGGCAAGAAAGAAAAGGGGTTCATCAGCGAGCACGACTGGCTGTACCTCTGGGACGGCGAGCTCAAGCCGGTCTACGAGGGCCCGCTCGACGTCTACGACGCGAAGCTCACCGACGGAAAAGTTTACTTCCTCACTCCAGATGCCGGTAGGGTGAACCTCTGGCTCTGGGACGGGAAGGCCGAGCGGGTTGTCACTGGCGACCACTGGATTTACGGGCTCGACGCCAGCGATGGCAAAGCGTTGCTCCTCATCATGACCGCGACGAGGATAGGAGAACTCTACCTCTACGACGGCGAGCTGAAGCAGCTCACCGACTACAACGGGCCGATATTCGCCAAGCTCAAGACCTTCGAGCCAAGACACTTCCGCTTCAAGAGCAAAGACCTTGAGATAGACGGCTGGTACCTGAAGCCCGAGGTTAAGGATGAGAAGGCCCCGGTGATAGTCTTCGTCCACGGCGGGCCGAAGGGGATGTACGGCCACCGCTTCGTCTACGAGATGCAGCTTATGGCGAACAAGGGCTACTACGTCGTCTTCGTGAACCCGCGCGGTAGCGACGGCTACGACGAGGACTTCGCGCTCCGCGTCCTTGAAAGAACAGGTCTTGAGGATTTTGAGGACATAATGAACGGCATCGAAGAGTTCTTCAGGCTCGAACCGCAGGCCGACAGGGAGCGCGTTGGAATAACCGGCATAAGCTACGGCGGCTTCATGACCAACTGGGCGCTCACTCAGTCGGACCTCTTCAAGGCAGGAATAAGCGAGAACGGCATAAGCTACTGGCTCACCAGCTACGCCTTCTCGGACATAGGGCTCTGGTTCGATGTCGAGGTCATTGGAGCAAACCCGCTGGAGAACGAGAACTTCAGGAAGCTCAGCCCGCTGTTCTACGCGGGGAACGTAAAGGCCCCGATACTGCTCATCCACTCGCTTGAGGACTACCGCTGTCCGCTCGACCAGAGCCTTATGTTCTACAACGTGCTCAAGGACATGGGCAAGGAAGCTTACATTGCAATATTCAAGCGCGGCCCGCACGGCCACAGCGTCCGCGGAAGCCCCAGGCACAGGGCAAAGCGCTACAAGCTCTTTATAGAGTTCTTCGAGCGCAAACTCAAGAAGTACGAGGAGGGCTTTGAGGTAGAGAAGATCTTGAAGTCTGGAGGAGAGTGA